A stretch of Lathyrus oleraceus cultivar Zhongwan6 chromosome 6, CAAS_Psat_ZW6_1.0, whole genome shotgun sequence DNA encodes these proteins:
- the LOC127093499 gene encoding probable xyloglucan galactosyltransferase GT17, protein MFFRKPSPIQPQKPQQCTTKSQSLSKTKEPHITTINLSIKSTVFASFLIASCFLFLHFRRPTTTTTTTAVKTTATCKGSPPFYIYNLPPRFNLDLLKNCKNLNIYMNMCPHVTNNGLGQPLSKPSWYATHQFLAEMIFHARLENHVCRTWDPNQAVLFYIPFYGGLYSSSVFRQQNHTLRDSLAVDLIDHIKQQRWFNRYNGKDHFISLGRTAWDFMRTKTGHDFGANILLNLPPVKNMSVLTVERQPWKGKNQNGIPYPSYFHPKTKNEMLTWQNKVRQNDRPFLFSFIGGKRKGLGKAKIRDELVKQCNESTRCELVECGVANSKCHQPMEVLGVMMKSRFCLQAPGDSFTRRSTFDSVVAGCIPVFFSPHTAYTQYAWYFPEERNTYSVYIEEGGVGKKRNLIEEVLMGISDEEVEKMREVVIGLIPRVSYSHPNVSDVGFSDAVDVALRGLFKVVRDNIGNNEI, encoded by the coding sequence ATGTTTTTCAGAAAGCCATCACCAATTCAACCTCAAAAGCCTCAACAATGCACAACAAAATCCCAAAGCCTCTCAAAAACAAAAGAACCCCACATCACCACAATTAACCTATCTATAAAATCCACCGTCTTTGCATCTTTCTTAATTGCATCATGCTTCCTCTTCCTTCACTTCCGTCGCCCAACAACCACCACAACGACCACCGCCGTCAAAACCACCGCCACATGCAAAGGATCACCTCCATTCTACATCTACAACCTCCCCCCACGTTTCAACCTAGACCTCCTTAAAAACTGCAAAAATCTCAACATCTACATGAACATGTGCCCACATGTCACAAACAATGGACTCGGTCAACCACTCTCAAAACCATCATGGTATGCTACACATCAATTCCTAGCTGAAATGATTTTTCATGCTAGATTAGAAAATCACGTGTGTCGCACGTGGGATCCAAATCAAGCTGTTCTATTCTACATACCCTTCTACGGTGGTCTCTACTCTTCCAGCGTTTTCCGCCAACAGAATCACACCCTCCGTGACTCCCTCGCCGTTGATTTAATCGATCATATTAAACAACAACGTTGGTTCAACCGTTACAACGGTAAGGACCATTTTATTTCCCTGGGGAGAACCGCATGGGATTTCATGCGCACAAAAACCGGTCATGATTTCGGTGCCAACATCCTTTTAAATCTGCCACCTGTCAAAAACATGTCGGTGCTAACAGTTGAACGACAACCTTGGAAAGGGAAAAACCAAAACGGCATACCTTACCCGTCGTATTTTCATCCCAAAACAAAAAACGAAATGCTGACGTGGCAGAACAAAGTACGACAAAACGACAGACCGTTTTTGTTTTCTTTCATCGGTGGGAAAAGGAAAGGGTTAGGAAAAGCAAAGATTCGCGACGAGTTAGTTAAACAATGTAACGAGTCGACTCGGTGCGAGTTAGTTGAATGTGGGGTTGCGAATAGTAAATGTCACCAGCCAATGGAAGTACTTGGTGTTATGATGAAGTCACGTTTTTGTCTTCAAGCACCGGGTGATTCTTTTACGAGGAGGTCAACGTTTGACTCGGTAGTTGCCGGTTGTATACCAGTGTTTTTCTCGCCGCATACGGCGTATACGCAATACGCGTGGTATTTTCCGGAGGAGAGAAATACGTATTCGGTTTATATTGAAGAGGGAGGTGTAGGAAAGAAGAGGAATTTGATTGAGGAGGTGCTGATGGGAATTTCTGATGAGGAAGTTGAAAAGATGCGAGAAGTGGTGATTGGTTTGATCCCGAGGGTTAGTTATTCGCACCCGAATGTTAGTGATGTTGGGTTTAGTGATGCGGTTGATGTAGCACTTCGAGGACTTTTTAAGGTTGTGAGAGACAACATCGGGAACAATGAGATTTGA